In a genomic window of Streptomyces katrae:
- a CDS encoding TVP38/TMEM64 family protein, whose translation MSLLLAPWTRLSLLLVLLVAAGVCVLVYEPQRLLSQGWPTGLPVGVAVLLFAAAYGLCTAAFVPRPLLNLAAGAVFGTWFGLVAAVGGTVLGAGISFGLGRAMGQEALRPFLRGRWLKAADAQLSGHGFRSVLAVRIFPGVPFAAANYLAAVSRCGWLPFLLATALGTVPNAAAYVIAGASASSPGSPAFLVSSGFIAVSGVVAAAVAWRGRHRLAAPAVCEPSPVHPPVVGAAPHGP comes from the coding sequence ATGTCCCTCCTCCTCGCGCCGTGGACGCGGCTGTCGCTGCTGCTCGTGCTGCTCGTGGCGGCCGGGGTCTGCGTCCTGGTCTACGAGCCCCAGCGGCTGCTCTCCCAGGGCTGGCCGACGGGGCTCCCCGTCGGCGTGGCCGTGCTGCTGTTCGCGGCCGCCTACGGGCTGTGCACGGCGGCGTTCGTGCCGCGCCCGCTGCTGAACCTCGCCGCGGGGGCGGTCTTCGGCACCTGGTTCGGCCTGGTGGCGGCCGTCGGCGGCACGGTGCTGGGGGCCGGGATCTCCTTCGGCCTGGGCCGCGCGATGGGCCAGGAGGCACTGCGCCCGTTCCTGCGCGGGCGCTGGCTGAAGGCGGCCGACGCCCAGCTGAGCGGGCACGGCTTCCGTTCCGTGCTGGCGGTCCGGATCTTCCCCGGGGTGCCGTTCGCCGCGGCCAACTACCTGGCGGCGGTGTCCCGCTGCGGCTGGCTCCCCTTCTTGCTGGCCACGGCCCTCGGTACGGTGCCCAACGCGGCCGCGTACGTGATCGCGGGAGCCAGTGCCTCCTCCCCCGGATCCCCCGCGTTCCTCGTCTCGTCCGGGTTCATCGCCGTCTCCGGGGTGGTCGCCGCCGCGGTCGCCTGGCGGGGGCGCCACCGCCTCGCGGCCCCCGCCGTGTGCGAGCCCTCGCCGGTGCACCCCCCTGTGGTCGGTGCCGCTCCGCACGGGCCCTAG
- a CDS encoding undecaprenyl-diphosphate phosphatase, giving the protein MSWFESLILGLVQGLTEFLPISSSAHLRLTAAFAGWHDPGSAFTAITQIGTEAAVLIYFRKDIARIVSTWFRSLYTKSLRSEQDARMGWLVIVGSIPIGALGVAFKDQITGPARDLRLTATTLIVMGLILGFADWLASRDEQGGRHRVVKQRKTLKELGVKDGLIFGVCQAMALIPGVSRSGATISGGLLLGFTREAAARYSFLLAIPAVLASGAFEIKDVIETPGHITWGPTIFATVIAFFVGYAVIAWFMKFISSKSFMPFVIYRILLGIALFVLIGMGVLAAEAGASGS; this is encoded by the coding sequence ATGAGCTGGTTCGAATCCCTAATCCTCGGTCTCGTCCAAGGTCTCACGGAGTTCCTGCCGATCTCCTCCAGCGCACACCTGCGGCTGACGGCCGCTTTCGCCGGCTGGCACGATCCGGGTTCGGCCTTCACGGCGATCACGCAGATCGGCACCGAGGCCGCCGTGCTGATCTACTTCCGCAAGGACATCGCGCGGATCGTCTCGACCTGGTTCCGCTCGCTCTACACCAAGTCGCTGCGCTCCGAACAGGACGCGCGGATGGGCTGGCTGGTCATCGTCGGCTCCATCCCGATCGGCGCCCTCGGCGTCGCGTTCAAGGACCAGATCACCGGCCCGGCCCGTGACCTGCGGCTGACCGCCACCACCCTGATCGTGATGGGCCTCATCCTCGGCTTCGCCGACTGGCTGGCCTCGCGGGACGAGCAGGGCGGCCGGCACCGGGTGGTGAAGCAGCGCAAGACGCTCAAGGAGCTGGGCGTCAAGGACGGTCTGATCTTCGGCGTGTGCCAGGCGATGGCGCTGATCCCGGGCGTCTCGCGCTCGGGTGCGACGATCTCCGGCGGTCTGCTGCTCGGCTTCACGCGTGAGGCGGCGGCCCGCTACTCCTTCCTGCTGGCCATCCCGGCCGTGCTGGCCTCGGGCGCCTTCGAGATCAAGGACGTGATCGAGACCCCCGGCCACATCACCTGGGGGCCGACGATCTTCGCCACGGTGATCGCCTTCTTCGTGGGCTACGCCGTCATCGCGTGGTTCATGAAGTTCATTTCGAGCAAGAGCTTCATGCCGTTCGTGATCTACCGGATCCTGCTCGGCATCGCGCTGTTCGTCCTGATCGGCATGGGCGTGCTGGCGGCGGAGGCGGGCGCGTCCGGCAGCTAG
- a CDS encoding nuclear transport factor 2 family protein has protein sequence MTQRVDLATVMDRLAVDEVVSGYAAAVDDGDWAAYRALFTPGGRADYGSAGGIEGPAGEVADWLAETMRLFPVRQHLIVNRRILLEDRDGSPGDTARVLADFLNPMRLAGDGDQGTSPNFVAAGRYTFTLARTAAGWRLTGVTVHEKWRHMQA, from the coding sequence ATGACGCAGCGTGTGGACCTGGCGACGGTGATGGACCGGCTGGCGGTCGACGAGGTGGTCTCGGGGTACGCGGCGGCCGTCGACGACGGCGACTGGGCGGCCTACCGCGCCCTGTTCACCCCCGGCGGGCGGGCCGACTACGGCTCGGCGGGCGGGATCGAGGGGCCGGCCGGGGAGGTGGCCGACTGGCTCGCGGAGACCATGCGGCTGTTCCCGGTGCGCCAGCACCTCATCGTCAACCGGCGGATCCTGCTGGAGGACCGGGACGGCTCCCCCGGGGACACCGCGCGCGTGCTGGCCGACTTCCTGAACCCGATGCGGCTCGCGGGCGACGGCGACCAGGGCACCTCCCCCAACTTCGTCGCCGCCGGGCGCTACACCTTCACGCTCGCCCGCACAGCGGCCGGCTGGCGGCTCACCGGGGTGACCGTGCACGAGAAGTGGCGCCACATGCAGGCCTGA
- the lnt gene encoding apolipoprotein N-acyltransferase: MVAELSGRSGRSGRSGRSGACRPGGPARLRGRGGRTGPDLPGPRSRWWRASGAVAAGALPCLAFPAPALWWLAYVALVPWMLLLRSAPTGRRAALEGWLGGAGFIVAVHHWLLPSLHVFLVPLAALLGLLWIPWALLVRELLGGAPDPGRAAVALLLVPAGWLLSELARSWQGLGGPWGLLGASQWQVPAALRLVSVGGVWLVSLLVVAVNCAVVLLVAAPGARVAAVASVAGCAVLTSVVWLWLPRPEPAGGLRVAVVQPGLVDAADGAERRFAVGERLTSDLAGTHPDLVVWGESSVGADLAARPDLARRLAELSARVGAPLLVNVDARRSDRPGIYKSSVLVGPQGPTGDRYDKMRLVPFGEYIPARSVLGWATSVGKAAGEDRMRGDGPVIMDLPGGTRIGPLVCFESAFPDMSRYLADEGAGMLVAQSSTSTFQRSWAPAQHASLAALRAAETGRPMVHATLTGVSAVYGPSGERIGRALPTSASTAAVYEVPLARGTTLFVRFGNWPGGASLAALGLYCAARGARAVRAARSAPAPSAPPARTARG; the protein is encoded by the coding sequence ATGGTCGCGGAGCTGAGCGGGCGGAGCGGGCGGAGCGGGCGGAGCGGGCGGAGCGGGGCCTGCCGGCCGGGCGGGCCGGCCCGGCTGCGCGGACGGGGCGGGCGCACCGGGCCGGACCTGCCGGGCCCGCGCAGCCGGTGGTGGCGGGCTTCGGGGGCGGTCGCCGCCGGGGCGCTGCCGTGCCTGGCCTTCCCCGCCCCGGCGCTGTGGTGGCTGGCGTACGTGGCCCTCGTGCCCTGGATGCTGCTGCTGCGCTCCGCCCCCACCGGGCGGCGGGCGGCGCTGGAGGGCTGGCTCGGCGGGGCGGGGTTCATCGTCGCGGTGCACCACTGGCTGCTGCCCAGCCTGCACGTGTTCCTGGTGCCCCTCGCCGCCCTGCTGGGGCTGCTGTGGATCCCCTGGGCGCTGCTGGTAAGGGAGTTGCTGGGCGGGGCGCCGGATCCGGGCCGGGCCGCGGTGGCCCTGCTGCTCGTACCGGCGGGGTGGCTGCTGTCCGAGCTGGCCCGGTCCTGGCAGGGGCTGGGCGGGCCGTGGGGGCTGCTGGGGGCCAGTCAGTGGCAGGTGCCCGCGGCGCTCCGGCTGGTCTCCGTGGGCGGGGTGTGGCTGGTGAGCCTGCTGGTGGTGGCGGTGAACTGCGCGGTGGTGCTGCTGGTCGCCGCGCCGGGTGCGCGGGTGGCGGCGGTGGCCTCGGTCGCGGGGTGCGCGGTGCTGACGAGCGTGGTGTGGCTGTGGCTGCCGCGCCCGGAGCCGGCGGGCGGGCTGCGCGTGGCCGTCGTGCAGCCCGGCCTGGTGGACGCGGCGGACGGCGCGGAGCGGCGGTTCGCCGTCGGGGAGCGGCTGACGTCGGACCTGGCGGGCACGCACCCCGATCTGGTGGTGTGGGGCGAGAGCAGCGTCGGCGCGGACCTGGCGGCGCGGCCCGACCTGGCCCGGCGGCTGGCGGAACTGTCCGCGCGGGTCGGAGCCCCGCTGCTGGTCAACGTGGACGCCCGCCGCTCGGACCGGCCGGGAATATACAAGAGCTCGGTGCTGGTCGGACCCCAGGGGCCCACCGGCGACCGGTACGACAAGATGCGGCTGGTGCCCTTCGGGGAGTACATACCGGCCCGGTCGGTGCTGGGCTGGGCCACCTCGGTGGGCAAGGCGGCGGGCGAGGACCGGATGCGGGGCGACGGGCCGGTGATCATGGACCTGCCCGGCGGGACCCGGATCGGCCCGCTGGTGTGCTTCGAGTCGGCCTTCCCCGACATGAGCCGCTACCTGGCCGACGAGGGGGCCGGGATGCTGGTCGCCCAGTCGTCCACCTCGACCTTCCAGCGCAGCTGGGCCCCCGCCCAGCACGCCTCGCTGGCGGCCCTGCGCGCCGCCGAGACCGGCCGCCCCATGGTGCACGCCACCCTGACCGGGGTGAGCGCGGTCTACGGCCCGTCGGGCGAGCGGATCGGCAGGGCCCTGCCCACCTCGGCGAGCACGGCAGCCGTGTACGAGGTGCCGCTGGCCCGGGGCACGACCCTCTTCGTCCGGTTCGGGAACTGGCCCGGCGGCGCCTCGCTGGCCGCGCTCGGCCTGTACTGCGCGGCCCGGGGCGCCCGGGCGGTCAGGGCCGCGAGGTCTGCTCCAGCGCCGTCAGCACCACCCGCTCGCACAGCTCGTGGGTGA
- a CDS encoding Gfo/Idh/MocA family protein: MKVGVIGLGDIAQKAYLPVLTTRPGVELHLQTRTHATLERLGAVHHVPEGRRHASLGALIAQGLDAAFVHAPTGVHPEIVERLLEAGVPTYVDKPLAYELADSRRLVELAEERGTSLFVGFNRRHAPGYAQCADLPRDLIVMQKHRVGLPEDPRTLVLDDFIHVVDTLRFLLPGEADHIDVRAVVREGLMSQVVLQMSGEGFTALGIMNRLSGSTEEVLEVSGQDSKRQVVNLAEVIDHKGQPTVRRRGDWVPVARQRGIEQAVDTFLEAVEGGKVLSARDALLTHELCERVVLTALEQTSRP; the protein is encoded by the coding sequence GTGAAGGTCGGCGTCATCGGACTCGGCGACATCGCCCAGAAGGCGTACCTGCCCGTGCTCACCACCCGCCCCGGGGTCGAACTGCACCTGCAGACCCGCACCCACGCCACGCTGGAGCGGCTCGGGGCGGTCCACCACGTCCCCGAGGGCCGCCGCCACGCCTCCCTCGGCGCGCTGATCGCCCAGGGCCTGGACGCCGCCTTCGTGCACGCCCCGACCGGCGTCCACCCCGAGATCGTGGAGCGGCTGCTGGAGGCGGGCGTGCCCACCTACGTGGACAAGCCGCTCGCCTACGAACTCGCCGACTCCCGCCGCCTGGTCGAGCTGGCCGAGGAGCGCGGCACCTCCCTCTTCGTCGGCTTCAACCGCCGTCACGCCCCCGGGTACGCGCAGTGCGCCGACCTCCCGCGCGATCTGATCGTCATGCAGAAGCACCGGGTCGGGCTCCCCGAGGACCCGCGCACCCTGGTCCTCGACGACTTCATCCACGTCGTGGACACCCTGCGCTTCCTGCTGCCCGGCGAGGCCGACCACATCGACGTCCGCGCCGTGGTGCGCGAGGGGCTGATGTCACAGGTGGTGCTCCAGATGTCCGGTGAGGGATTCACCGCCCTCGGCATCATGAACCGGCTCTCCGGCTCCACCGAGGAGGTGCTGGAGGTCTCCGGACAGGACTCCAAGCGCCAGGTCGTCAACCTCGCCGAGGTCATCGACCACAAGGGGCAGCCGACGGTGCGCCGGCGCGGGGACTGGGTCCCCGTGGCCCGCCAGCGCGGGATCGAGCAGGCCGTCGACACCTTCCTGGAGGCCGTGGAGGGCGGCAAGGTGCTCAGCGCCCGGGACGCCCTGCTCACCCACGAGCTGTGCGAGCGGGTGGTGCTGACGGCGCTGGAGCAGACCTCGCGGCCCTGA
- a CDS encoding DinB family protein, producing MTTSQGNHRHEPSTTAGEREMLDGWLEYHRATLAWKCEGLSGEQLRATPLRPSALSLMGLVRHMAEVERYWFREISLGEDLPDLYSTRENRDGDFEFTGADTWDDAEQVWHEEVELARRAVAGRSLDAVSDAASHHRGEVFSLRWIYTHMIEEYARHNGHADLLREHIDGATGE from the coding sequence ATGACCACCTCCCAGGGAAACCACCGCCACGAGCCCTCCACGACCGCCGGCGAGCGCGAGATGCTGGACGGCTGGCTGGAGTACCACCGCGCCACCCTCGCCTGGAAGTGCGAGGGCCTTTCCGGCGAACAGCTGCGCGCCACCCCGCTGCGGCCCTCGGCACTGAGCCTGATGGGCCTCGTACGGCACATGGCGGAGGTGGAACGGTACTGGTTCCGGGAGATCTCCCTCGGCGAGGACCTGCCCGACCTCTACAGCACCCGCGAGAACCGGGACGGGGACTTCGAGTTCACCGGCGCGGACACCTGGGACGACGCGGAGCAGGTCTGGCACGAGGAGGTCGAGCTGGCCCGCCGGGCCGTCGCCGGCCGTTCCCTCGACGCGGTCTCGGACGCCGCGAGCCACCACCGGGGCGAGGTCTTCAGCCTGCGCTGGATCTACACGCACATGATCGAGGAGTACGCACGGCACAACGGGCACGCCGACCTCCTGCGCGAGCACATCGACGGGGCCACCGGCGAGTAG